In Molothrus aeneus isolate 106 chromosome 25, BPBGC_Maene_1.0, whole genome shotgun sequence, one DNA window encodes the following:
- the MYOCD gene encoding myocardin gives MPPLKSPSAFHEQRKSLERAKTEDYLKHKIRSRPERSDLINMHILQDSAAEGSIQSTQMKLKRARLADDLNEKIALRPGPLELVEKNIIPVDSAVKEAIKGSQGGFPRQSDAFAFEEDSSNDGLSPERPRSRGSPGPAEPPPGSKAPEPPPAGPAGAPQDRPPSADGHAPDAAPGQGSQCDSPKQPAGQESPTLPLPSAVKQSKSSSDSKNRHKKPKDTKPKVKKLKYHQYIPPDQKAEKSPPPMDSAYARLLQQQQLFLQLQILSQQQQQQQQHFSYPGMHQGQLKQSNEQMVKSSNPSSTSGNNTPLSPVKTTFSGQSCVSSIKPGPLPSNLDDLKVSELRQQLRIRGLPVSGTKTALMERLRPFQECSSSTVPSFSEITTVTFPVTPTSTLPSYQSQSSTSMLSNGFYHFGSTSSTPPISPASSDLSVSGSLPDTFNDGPMASPQFGLQPSPVQGSAEESLMSSMNGGSIQLELEGIDTEKDKMLVEKQKVINELTWKLQQEQRQVEELRMQLQKRKRSNGLEEKQQPAQHFFGVPIKQENTVSSCPFASKQMALKGQAGSSDKLSNCGVPQVPHIVNSHCLEPAGQSTVTSSTFLSPQCSPQHSPLGAAKSPQHISLPPSPNSHYLLPLSPEGRSGSPPGGSCLRTAPMAVQSGQKFSISSPSFCKSSPALSEVKQPPPYEDAVKQQMTRSQQMDELLDVLIESGEIPANAKEDRSCLQKVPQIMVSAGSSGGPVPKGSAPFEPVPPAPLPFEHCPGSSDAHLEVLLNSPLGRVSEMALLKLGAEEPPFEGMIEGFSGKAADELLNSQEILQTPLSPMDTQLSPSPAEGSALQMSFTESPWETMEWLDLTPPSSASGFSSLTPAGPSIFNIDFLDVADLNLNTSMDLHLQQW, from the exons ACTCAGCTGCAGAGGGGTCCATCCAGTCCACCCAAATGAAGCTGAAAAGAGCCCGGTTGGCAGATGACCTCAATGAGAAGATCGCGCTCAGGCCGGGTCCTttggagctggtggagaagAATATTATTCCTGTGGACTCAGCTGTGAAAGAGGCCATAAAAG GCTCCCAGGGCGGCTTTCCCCGGCAGAGCGACGCCTTCGCCTTCGAGGAGGACAGCAGCAACGACGGGCTGTCCCCGGAgcggccccgcagccgcggctccccgggcccCGCCGAGCCGCCCCCCGGCTCCAAggccccggagccgcccccCGCCGGCCCTGCCGGGGCTCCTCAG GATCGTCCCCCCAGTGCCGATGGGCACGCTCCGGACGCTGCCCCGGGGCAGGGCAGCCAGTGCGACAGCCCCAAGCAGCCCGCGGGGCAGGAGAGCCCCACGCTCCCACTGCCCTCTGCCGTGAAG CAG TCCAAATCATCCAGTGACAGCAAGAACCGTCACAAAAAGCCCAAGGACACCAAGCCCAAAGTGAAGAAGCTCAAGTACCACCAGTACATCCCTCCAgaccagaaagcagaaaagtcCCCTCCACCCATGGATTCTGCATATGCCAGACTGCtccagcaacagcagctcttcctgcagctccagatcctcagccagcagcagcagcagcagcagcagcacttcagcTACCCTGGGATGCACCAAGGACAGCTGAA GCAATCAAATGAGCAAATGGTCAAAAGCTCAAATCCTTCATCAACTTCTGGCAACAACACCCCTCTTTCTCCAGTGAAAACCACCTTTTCAGGCCAGTCTTGTGTCTCATCTATCAAGCCAGGCCCTCTGCCCTCCAACCTGGATGATCTCAAA GTGTcggagctgaggcagcagctccggATCCGCGGCCTGCCCGTGTCGGGCACCAAGACGGCGCTGATGGAGCGGCTGCGGCCCTTCCaggagtgcagcagcagcacggtgccCAGCTTCAGTGAGATCACCACCGTCACCTTCCCCGTCACCCCAACAAGCACCCTGCCCAGCTACCAGTCCCAGTCCTCCACCAGCATGTTATCCAATGGTTTCTACCACTttggcagcaccagctccaccCCGCCCATCTCGCCCGCCTCCTCCGACCTCTCGGTGAGCGGCTCCCTGCCCGACACCTTCAACGATGGGCCCATGGCTTCTCCACAGTTTGGCCTCCAGCCATCACCAGTGCAGGGCAGCGCTGAGGAAAGCCTCATGAGCAGCATGAACGGAGGGAGCATCCAGCTGGAACTGGAAGGGATAGACACGGAGAAGGACAAGATGCTGGTGGAGAAGCAGAAGGTGATCAATGAACTGACGtggaagctgcagcaggagcagaggcaggtggAAGAGCTGAGGATGCAGCTCCAGAAGCGGAAGAGAAGCAACGGCCttgaggagaagcagcagcctgcTCAACATTTCTTTGGTGTCCCCATCAAGCAGGAAAACACCGTGTCCAGCTGTCCATTTGCATCCAAACAAATGGCCCTGAAAGGCCAGGCGGGCAGCTCGGATAAGCTGAGTAACTGTGGAGTGCCGCAGGTGCCCCACATCGTGAACAGCCACTGCTTGGAGCCCGCAGGGCAGAGCACCGTCACCTCCTCGACATTCCTGAGCCCGCAGTGCTCCCCGCAGCACTCTCCCCTGGGGGCTGCCAAGAGCCCCCAGCACATCAGCCTGCCACCGTCCCCCAACAGCCACTACCTGCTGCCGCTGTCCCCCGAGGGCCGCAGCGGGTCCCCCCCGGGCGGCAGCTGCCTCCGCACGGCCCCG ATGGCTGTGCAGTCAGGCCAAAAGTTTTCTATTTCATCCCCAAGTTTTTGTAAGTCAAGCCCAGCCCTGTCAGAGGTAAAGCAGCCTCCACCCTATGAGGATGCAGTGAAGCAG CAGATGACACGAAGTCAGCAGATGGATGAGCTCCTGGATGTGCTGATTGAGAGTGGAG AAATCCCAGCCAATGCCAAGGAGGATCGTTCCTGCCTGCAGAAGGTGCCTCAGATCATGGTGTCCGCGGGGAGCTCGGGTGgccctgtccccaagggctCTGCCCCCTTCGAGCCggtgcccccggccccgctgcccttCGAGCACTGCCCGGGCAGCAGCGACGCCCacctggaggtgctgctcaacagccccctgggcagggtcaGCGAGATGGCCCTGCTGAAGCTGGGGGCAGAGGAGCCCCCCTTCGAGGGCATGATCGAGGGCTTCTCTGGCAAGGCTGCCGACGAACTGCTCAACTCCCAGGAGATTTTACAGACTCCCCTGTCGCCCATGGACACCCAGCTGTCCCCTTCCCCTGCCGAAGGCTCTGCTCTACAAATGAGTTTCACTGAGTCTCCGTGGGAAACTATGGAGTGGCTGGACCTGACCCCCCCCAGCTCGGCCAGCGGCTTCAGCTCGCTCACCCCCGCGGGCCCCAGCATCTTCAACATCGACTTCCTGGATGTGGCTGACCTCAACCTGAACACCAGCATGGacctgcacctgcagcagtgGTGA
- the LOC136566399 gene encoding uncharacterized protein, whose amino-acid sequence MSQKVFCCRAELCSCRDSAPCCRESPTGHAPHLPIGPHGSGTAVSLIPAASAPALAVPPPFRTSRPLPPLPPSPPLPSRRSRLSRLPRPRPLIPPLRARLPAPPRPRPLLPPRVPPLLPPITRECGRSCRPPRPPRPLCRHSGAGAGPSPVAAAASLPFPAAPGSAVPSAPGAAALRPQRPCARCRGSPPPPPWRSKSTQRTPSCPRAPPQGKRPRQTPSLPAFGRNPPVPARHGLRWDRGAPARTAPPVPAPRRLHRCPQPLPCLRPLQRSLCRACGRSSPASRQRRPCRPPPPPPLPQQTAAASTPLLPPPATPGSSPAEEGPLRRRCMAGRAAPSAPRPPASELLDGAAPPLHGWPSRAFRTAAPRFRAAGWRGSAASCNHGRPGVPFHSRSPVPAAPPPPAPPPGPPAGIRAVPTLP is encoded by the exons ATGTCGCAAAAGGTGTT CTGCTGCCGTGccgagctctgctcctgccgcGACTCCGCCCCCTGCTGCCGCGAGTCTCCAACGGGACACGCCCCCCACCTGCCCATCGGACCCCACGGCTCCGGTACCGCAGTCTCGCTGATCCCTGCCGCCTCGGCCCCCGCCCTCGCGGTCCCGCCGCCCTTCCGGACCTCGCGGCCCCTCCCACCGCTCCCGCCATCCCCCCCTTTGCCATCCCGTCGGTCCCGGCTGTCCCGGCtaccgcggccccgccccctaATCCCGCCTCTCCGAGCCCGCCTACCGGCGCcaccgcggccccgccccctcctgCCGCCGCGGGTCCCGCCGCTTCTGCCCCCCATTACCCGCGAGTGCGGTCGCTCCTGCCGCCCCCCACGTCCCCCTCGCCCCCTTTGCCGACACAGTGGGGCCGGTGCTGGCCCAAGTCCCGTCGCTGCTGCTGCGTCTTTGCCATTCCCTGCGGCTCCCGGATCTGCGGTGCCGAGCGCGCCTGGCGCGGCCGCGCTGCGCCCCCAGCGCCCCTGTGCGCGCTGCCGCGGGAGCCCGCCCCCCCCGCCCTGGCGTTCCAAGAGCACGCAGCGCACCCCGAGCTGCCCACGGGCCCCGCCGCAGGGCAAACGCCCACGGCAGACCCCGTCCCTGCCGGCGTTTGGGCGCAATCCCCCGGTCCCGGCACGGCACGGCTTGCGCTGGGACCGGGGCGCCCCAGCCCGCACAGCCCCCCCcgtgccggcgccgcggcgccTACACCGGTGTCCGCAGCCTCTGCCGTGCCTGCGGCCGCTCCAGCGCAGCCTCTGCCGTGCCTGCGGCCGCTCCAGCCCCGCctcccgtcagcgccgcccatgccgcccgcccccgccccccccgctCCCGCAGCAGACTGCCGCCGCCTCCACGCCGCTCCTCCCGCCTCCCGCCACCCCGGGATCATCTCCCGCTGAAGAGgggccgctccgccgccgctgcatggctggccgagccgcgccttccGCACCGCGGCCccccgcttcagagctgctggatggcgcggctccgccgctgcATGGCtggccgagccgcgccttccGCACCGCGGCCccccgcttcagagctgctggatggcgcggctccgccgcctcctgcaaccacgggCGTCCCGGCGTTCCGTTCCACAGCCGCAGCCCCGTTCccgcggctccgccgcctcccgcacccccccccggcccgcccgccgGCATCAGGGCTGTCCCCACGTTGCCATAG